The Nitrospira tepida genome includes a window with the following:
- a CDS encoding 2-dehydropantoate 2-reductase: MRNVMIVGAGSVGGFFGAHLAKVNPNVSFLLRSRTLAAVKARGLTIRSAGGSFTVHPPAASDPRELSAPDLIILSVKAYDLDEAMAQLEPVMTEKTVLLTLQNGVDTEDRLIARLKRDCVVGGVAFIYSKIAEPGVIEHYKKGAVAIGELMGHETERLLQIRDLFAQAGIPCQLSKDVRRSKWEKMCWNCVFNPLTVLVNDRVAKALDHPELLRVIHTIVQEVMAVSAALKVPLAPDMADRVVKWSQELRDIHTSMYDDWKAGRPTEIDYLNGYIVQKARELGIPTPVNEALTAMIKVVTTKDRTGPGILRIDGAVVQPVTLDRQAIGQLPQDHQVADVGTVTSGMKGRAIRVSGLLNVPALEIEADHVTFHSLDGRYAATLTLQQAREHGLLIYELDGEPLPDAKGGPFRLVTPGLGDLCANVKGVGRIEVRVGTGKDTRPSLTERTHC, from the coding sequence ATGCGCAATGTGATGATCGTGGGGGCAGGTTCCGTGGGCGGTTTCTTCGGGGCCCATCTCGCCAAAGTCAATCCGAACGTCTCGTTCCTATTGCGGTCCAGGACCCTGGCGGCCGTGAAGGCGCGCGGCCTGACCATTCGCAGCGCCGGAGGCTCGTTCACAGTGCATCCGCCCGCCGCCTCCGATCCCAGGGAATTGTCCGCACCGGATCTGATCATCCTGTCGGTCAAGGCCTACGACCTCGACGAGGCGATGGCGCAACTGGAGCCGGTCATGACCGAGAAGACCGTCTTGTTGACCCTGCAAAACGGCGTGGATACAGAGGACCGGCTGATCGCCCGGCTCAAACGAGATTGCGTCGTCGGCGGGGTGGCGTTCATCTATTCCAAAATCGCCGAGCCGGGCGTGATCGAGCACTATAAGAAGGGCGCGGTGGCGATCGGCGAGCTGATGGGGCACGAGACCGAGCGCCTGTTGCAGATCCGCGATCTCTTTGCACAGGCCGGCATTCCCTGCCAACTCTCCAAGGACGTACGACGCAGCAAATGGGAGAAGATGTGCTGGAATTGCGTGTTCAACCCGCTCACGGTCCTCGTCAACGATCGGGTGGCGAAGGCGCTGGACCATCCGGAACTGTTGCGGGTCATCCATACGATCGTCCAGGAAGTCATGGCGGTGTCGGCCGCGCTGAAGGTGCCGCTCGCGCCGGACATGGCGGACCGGGTCGTCAAGTGGTCGCAGGAGTTGCGGGACATCCATACCTCCATGTACGACGATTGGAAGGCGGGCCGGCCGACCGAGATCGACTACTTGAACGGCTACATCGTACAAAAGGCACGCGAACTCGGCATCCCCACGCCGGTCAACGAGGCGTTGACGGCGATGATCAAGGTTGTGACCACCAAAGACCGGACAGGACCGGGCATCCTCCGGATCGACGGGGCCGTGGTCCAACCGGTGACCCTTGATCGACAGGCAATCGGTCAATTGCCGCAGGACCACCAGGTGGCCGACGTCGGGACCGTCACGTCGGGGATGAAGGGGCGGGCGATCAGGGTGAGCGGACTGCTCAACGTGCCGGCGTTGGAAATCGAGGCCGATCATGTGACGTTTCATTCGCTGGACGGCAGGTACGCCGCCACCTTGACGTTGCAGCAGGCGCGCGAGCATGGGTTGCTCATTTACGAACTGGATGGAGAGCCCTTGCCTGATGCGAAAGGCGGTCCGTTCAGATTGGTCACGCCGGGCCTTGGCGACCTCTGTGCCAACGTGAAGGGCGTCGGCCGGATCGAAGTCCGTGTGGGAACCGGCAAGGACACGAGACCGTCCCTGACAGAACGGACCCATTGCTGA
- a CDS encoding agmatine deiminase family protein, which yields MTVPPARRGYAMPAEWAPHRATWIAWPHHRADWPGKFAAIPWAYAEIVRILSRHERVCILVQDAAMEHRAKGLLRKAAVDLKQVDFFRIPTDRVWTRDSGPIFVKHKDGGRIATHWKFNGWAKYPNHKRDDLVAPRIAKAANVPEYRVVHGRRDVVLEGGAIDVDGRGTLMATEECLLSPVQARNPGLGREGIERVFREVLGITQVIWLGRGIAGDDTHGHIDDLARFVGPGQIVLCEEKNPKDENYVILNENRERLQSARDASGRKVDVIPLPMPAPLLFDGMRLPASYANFYIANNVVIVPTFNDPNDRLALGLLAELFPRHVVVGIHCVDFVWGLGTLHCATQQEPL from the coding sequence ATGACGGTCCCTCCCGCCCGCCGCGGGTACGCGATGCCCGCCGAGTGGGCTCCCCACCGCGCGACGTGGATCGCCTGGCCTCACCACCGGGCGGACTGGCCTGGCAAGTTCGCGGCCATCCCGTGGGCCTATGCCGAAATCGTCCGCATTCTCTCGCGCCACGAACGGGTCTGCATCCTCGTCCAAGACGCCGCCATGGAACACCGGGCTAAAGGCCTGCTGCGGAAGGCCGCCGTTGACCTAAAGCAGGTCGACTTCTTCCGGATCCCGACCGACCGCGTCTGGACACGGGACTCTGGACCCATCTTCGTGAAACATAAGGACGGCGGGAGGATCGCCACCCACTGGAAGTTCAACGGGTGGGCGAAGTATCCCAACCACAAGAGGGACGACCTGGTGGCCCCGCGAATCGCCAAGGCCGCGAATGTCCCTGAATACCGCGTCGTCCACGGCCGCCGCGATGTCGTGCTGGAGGGGGGCGCGATCGACGTCGATGGCCGCGGAACCCTGATGGCGACTGAGGAATGCCTGCTGTCGCCGGTCCAGGCGAGAAATCCCGGCCTCGGCCGCGAGGGGATCGAGCGCGTCTTTCGCGAGGTGCTCGGGATCACGCAGGTGATCTGGCTGGGTCGCGGCATCGCGGGGGACGACACGCACGGCCACATTGACGACCTGGCCCGCTTCGTCGGACCAGGCCAGATCGTGCTCTGTGAGGAGAAGAACCCCAAGGACGAGAACTATGTGATCCTGAACGAGAACCGCGAGCGCCTCCAGTCGGCTCGCGACGCGTCGGGACGGAAGGTGGATGTGATTCCGCTACCCATGCCGGCTCCGCTCCTGTTCGATGGGATGCGCCTTCCGGCAAGCTATGCGAACTTCTACATCGCCAACAACGTTGTGATCGTGCCGACCTTCAACGATCCGAACGACCGCCTCGCGCTGGGGCTGCTGGCCGAGCTCTTTCCTCGCCACGTCGTCGTGGGGATCCATTGCGTCGATTTCGTCTGGGGCCTGGGCACGCTCCACTGTGCGACGCAACAGGAGCCTCTGTAA
- a CDS encoding DUF2779 domain-containing protein, which produces MARLSKSRYLAGLQCHKRLYLDIHAPELARPPDASTQAILDMGSTVGQTARGYFPGGKLVEADYRHKQDALDQTAALMADPTVPAIFEAALLFERTLVRVDVFQREEPADGNGACWRLIEVKSSGRLKGYHLDDLAIQAYVAIGVGLSLSGVCLMHLNSEYLYPGGEIDLTQLFTLCDVTELVMDRLKDLPARLAAMRAMIESPASPAIQPGAHCHTPYECPYWDHCTQAKPARWVYHLPGRKTTAQVLIDQGVETIDEIPESVSLTIIQRRVKDNREWIGPALADALARVRYPVHHLDFETFMPAIPRYPMTRPYQLIPVQWSDHIETEAGRLLHQDYLSEAPEDPREEFTRRLLDSLGDRGTICVYSQYERSVLEQLAELFPPHRSALQAVIKRLWDLLAIVQEHYYHPAFGGSYSIKSVLPAVVPGLSYDDLEIGDGAVAAREYVRMVFEVTDWVERQRIADALRAYCARDTLGMVELRRALGEKSRGV; this is translated from the coding sequence ATGGCCCGTCTTTCCAAATCTCGCTACCTCGCCGGCCTCCAATGCCACAAACGGCTCTATCTAGACATTCACGCGCCGGAGCTGGCGCGGCCGCCGGATGCGTCCACCCAAGCCATCTTGGACATGGGCTCGACGGTCGGCCAAACAGCCCGCGGGTATTTTCCCGGCGGCAAGCTGGTCGAGGCCGATTACCGGCACAAGCAAGATGCGCTCGACCAGACGGCGGCGCTGATGGCGGACCCGACCGTGCCGGCCATCTTCGAGGCGGCGCTGCTCTTCGAGCGCACGCTCGTACGGGTGGACGTGTTCCAGCGCGAAGAGCCGGCGGACGGGAACGGAGCGTGCTGGCGCTTGATTGAGGTTAAGTCCTCAGGTCGCCTCAAAGGGTACCACCTCGACGATCTGGCCATCCAAGCTTATGTCGCGATCGGAGTCGGACTTTCCCTGTCCGGCGTCTGCCTGATGCACCTCAATAGCGAATACCTCTATCCGGGCGGTGAGATCGATCTCACGCAGTTGTTCACCCTGTGCGATGTGACCGAGCTCGTCATGGACCGGCTCAAGGATTTGCCGGCCCGCCTGGCGGCGATGCGGGCGATGATCGAATCGCCCGCTTCTCCGGCGATCCAGCCCGGCGCGCATTGCCATACGCCTTATGAATGTCCCTATTGGGACCACTGCACACAAGCGAAACCAGCTCGCTGGGTGTACCATCTGCCGGGCCGGAAGACAACGGCGCAGGTGCTGATCGATCAAGGGGTGGAAACGATCGACGAGATTCCCGAATCCGTGTCGCTCACGATCATTCAGCGCCGGGTCAAGGACAACCGGGAATGGATCGGCCCGGCTCTGGCCGACGCCCTGGCCAGGGTGCGGTACCCCGTCCACCATCTCGATTTTGAAACGTTCATGCCGGCGATCCCGCGCTATCCGATGACGCGCCCCTATCAACTGATTCCGGTCCAGTGGTCCGATCATATCGAGACAGAGGCTGGGCGCCTCCTTCATCAGGATTATCTCTCTGAAGCCCCTGAGGATCCGCGCGAAGAATTCACACGGCGCTTGCTGGACTCGCTCGGGGACCGCGGGACGATCTGCGTCTATTCCCAATATGAACGGTCGGTGCTCGAACAGTTGGCCGAATTATTTCCACCGCATCGATCCGCCTTGCAGGCCGTCATCAAGCGCTTGTGGGACCTCTTGGCGATCGTCCAGGAGCATTACTACCATCCGGCCTTCGGCGGCTCCTATTCGATCAAGTCAGTGCTCCCGGCGGTGGTGCCGGGCTTGTCCTATGACGATCTCGAGATCGGCGACGGGGCGGTCGCGGCCCGCGAATACGTCCGGATGGTCTTCGAAGTCACCGACTGGGTGGAGCGACAGCGCATCGCGGACGCGCTGCGCGCCTATTGCGCGAGAGACACGTTGGGGATGGTCGAACTCAGGCGAGCGTTAGGGGAGAAGAGCAGGGGAGTGTGA
- a CDS encoding ABC transporter ATP-binding protein gives MKSLLRVLYYLRPYRWLAAATVLCAASATAMELVPPWFIKVVIDDVIQANQPSLLPWILAGLVLAYGLKNLFASFRIRLNNRLEQQVVHDLRKEVFAALQRLSISYFENRSTGEIMSRISNDTEHVERIFIDGLEGVLTASLTLLGIMVMLVSLNWKLALLALVPIPILVLSASRFTTKVHGYYHLVRKGLAELNAYLQDAISGIRESMGFNRQAYEQGRFNRLSQEYSQSNLKAMYLWSVYSPSMIFVGSLGTVLILWYGSGEVLAGRLTLGELVLFLSYLALFYVPINQIHSVNHMLQHALAASERVFEVLDTIPEVTDKPGVAAPADRLEGDVRFSRVHFYYRPDVPVLRDVTLSVKAGERVALVGPSGAGKSTLLKLLMRFYDVKGGSVAIDGYDVRDLPLAFLRSQIGLVQQEPFLFNGTVRENIAYGDLSADQSGIEAVAKAARAHDFIRALPEGYDTWIGERGVKLSVGQKQRVSIARVLLKNPPIVIFDEATSNIDTETEVKIREALSELTRGRTTFIIAHRLSTLHDVDRIIVLDHGRIVEEGTHDRLMERGGVYAGLYGAQFQV, from the coding sequence GTGAAGTCCCTCTTACGCGTCCTCTACTATCTTCGTCCCTACCGGTGGCTGGCTGCGGCCACCGTGCTCTGCGCCGCCTCGGCGACCGCCATGGAGCTGGTGCCCCCCTGGTTCATCAAGGTCGTCATCGACGACGTGATCCAGGCGAATCAACCCTCCTTGCTACCCTGGATACTGGCCGGCCTGGTGTTGGCCTACGGGTTAAAAAATCTGTTTGCGTCCTTTCGGATCAGGCTGAACAACCGGCTGGAGCAACAGGTCGTTCACGATCTGCGCAAGGAGGTCTTCGCGGCGCTCCAAAGGCTGTCGATCAGCTATTTTGAGAACCGTTCCACCGGCGAGATCATGTCCCGCATCTCCAACGATACGGAGCATGTCGAGCGGATCTTCATCGACGGCCTGGAGGGAGTGCTGACCGCCTCCCTGACCCTGCTGGGCATCATGGTCATGCTGGTCAGTCTGAATTGGAAGCTGGCCTTATTGGCCTTGGTGCCGATCCCGATCCTCGTCCTTTCCGCAAGCCGCTTTACGACCAAGGTGCATGGCTACTATCACCTGGTGAGGAAGGGCTTGGCTGAGCTGAATGCCTACCTTCAGGATGCGATCTCCGGGATCCGTGAGTCGATGGGCTTTAACCGGCAGGCCTACGAGCAGGGCCGCTTTAATCGGCTAAGTCAGGAGTACAGCCAGAGCAACCTCAAGGCCATGTACCTCTGGTCGGTCTATTCCCCCAGCATGATCTTTGTCGGAAGCCTGGGGACGGTGTTGATCCTGTGGTACGGATCGGGCGAGGTGCTCGCAGGCCGCTTGACGCTCGGCGAGTTGGTCCTGTTCCTCTCGTACCTGGCTCTGTTCTACGTGCCAATCAACCAAATCCATTCCGTCAACCACATGCTGCAACATGCCTTGGCTGCGAGCGAGCGCGTGTTCGAGGTGCTCGATACAATTCCAGAGGTGACAGATAAACCAGGCGTAGCGGCCCCGGCCGATCGTCTGGAAGGCGACGTCCGGTTCTCCCGGGTCCATTTTTACTATCGGCCGGATGTGCCGGTCTTGCGGGACGTGACCCTGTCCGTGAAAGCCGGGGAGCGGGTGGCGCTGGTCGGGCCGAGCGGGGCCGGCAAGAGCACCCTGTTGAAGCTGCTGATGCGGTTTTACGACGTGAAGGGCGGATCGGTGGCGATCGACGGGTACGATGTCCGGGATCTGCCGCTGGCCTTTCTCCGGAGCCAGATCGGGCTGGTGCAGCAGGAACCGTTTCTCTTCAACGGGACCGTGCGCGAGAACATCGCCTACGGCGACCTCTCGGCCGATCAGTCCGGCATTGAGGCGGTGGCGAAGGCGGCGCGGGCGCATGACTTTATTCGGGCGTTGCCGGAAGGCTATGACACCTGGATCGGCGAGCGCGGTGTCAAACTCTCCGTGGGGCAAAAGCAGCGGGTGTCGATCGCCCGCGTGCTGCTCAAGAATCCTCCGATTGTCATCTTTGACGAAGCCACGTCGAATATCGACACCGAAACCGAGGTGAAAATCCGCGAGGCCCTCAGCGAGCTGACCAGGGGACGGACCACCTTCATCATCGCCCACCGGCTCTCGACCCTGCATGACGTCGATCGGATCATCGTGTTGGACCACGGGCGGATCGTCGAGGAAGGCACGCACGACCGGCTGATGGAGCGAGGAGGGGTCTACGCAGGCCTCTACGGGGCTCAGTTCCAGGTGTGA
- a CDS encoding DUF5050 domain-containing protein, with amino-acid sequence MKNNRMASVQVMLANALLCLAGCSSGGDQGTSAPPVSAVTAEGLWTGTTTTARTVTGIILDNGSFWVLYSAPNNSSIIAGGVQGTSSSSNGNFSSMDARDFNLEGGGINNATIAGNYVAKQSLSGTITYPSLNQAVAFSGVYDAAYDLTPSLATIAGSYSGTAAVVGSIGESATVAISQSGAVSGVGNSGCTFTGTVAPRAKGNVYDVTVTFGGGVCSNGNSTVTGIGYFDAGSNRLYSAAVNSARTNGFIFVGTKSPGPSPLAKVILGRSTNGNLDMYLSNIDGSAVVTLAADSTISERFSRVVGNQVIYHTSPVGPLVPRDIWKVNLDGTGAAQLVSTGADEFASGVTATWLVYGISQTIGGLRDLASVSLDGSTQRVLASSGDDEYFRSIVGERVIYERRVGSQVNPQSNNTDIYSINADGTDVRPIATTALEEFDQATVGNRLIFVRRNDPSSPADLLIANIDGTGAPITLAGSPDSEFFGAVAGNRMIYMRGVAGGGQFDLYAVNLDGTGTTPLSLNPGNEFFAVVVGDRVVYERTVNGQTDIYSVNLNGTGEVPLATGPGDEFTAGVAGDRIIFRRDNGGQDDLYAIRADGTGGEVALVTSALDELFAAVVGDRLIFQRQQPGSSPIGPLDLYSVRLDGTGLTPLAASQDNEDFVGSLGSMIFYERRTGGQISSTPRDLFAIPADGSAAPTPFANTSADEFFAAAF; translated from the coding sequence ATGAAAAACAACCGAATGGCCTCCGTTCAGGTCATGCTGGCGAATGCCTTGTTGTGCCTCGCAGGATGTAGTAGTGGAGGGGACCAAGGGACAAGCGCACCGCCTGTTTCCGCTGTGACAGCCGAAGGACTCTGGACCGGGACTACAACCACGGCTCGAACTGTCACAGGCATTATCCTAGACAACGGCAGTTTTTGGGTTCTCTACTCGGCGCCCAACAACAGCTCAATTATCGCAGGAGGTGTTCAAGGCACCTCAAGCTCCAGCAATGGCAACTTTTCTTCCATGGATGCACGAGACTTCAATCTTGAAGGGGGTGGAATAAATAATGCCACCATCGCAGGGAATTATGTGGCAAAGCAGTCGCTGAGCGGGACCATCACGTATCCATCATTGAACCAGGCCGTTGCATTTAGCGGTGTCTATGACGCTGCCTATGATCTAACCCCGTCTCTTGCCACGATCGCGGGTTCCTATTCAGGAACAGCCGCTGTTGTAGGGAGCATCGGCGAGTCTGCGACTGTGGCTATTTCACAGAGTGGTGCCGTTTCAGGTGTTGGGAATAGCGGCTGCACCTTTACGGGAACCGTCGCTCCACGAGCAAAGGGGAATGTGTACGACGTCACAGTCACCTTCGGGGGTGGTGTATGTTCTAACGGAAATAGCACGGTTACCGGCATAGGGTACTTCGACGCAGGATCGAATCGACTCTATAGTGCCGCTGTTAACAGCGCCAGAACGAATGGCTTCATCTTTGTGGGGACAAAATCCCCCGGCCCATCTCCATTGGCGAAAGTCATTCTTGGTCGTTCGACCAATGGGAATCTCGATATGTATCTCAGCAACATCGATGGTAGCGCAGTAGTCACGCTCGCGGCTGACAGCACAATCAGCGAGCGGTTCTCTCGCGTAGTTGGGAATCAAGTCATCTATCATACAAGCCCTGTGGGACCTCTTGTTCCTCGCGATATTTGGAAGGTCAATCTTGATGGCACAGGTGCCGCTCAGTTGGTCAGTACCGGGGCCGATGAATTCGCAAGTGGTGTGACAGCAACCTGGTTGGTGTATGGCATTTCCCAGACGATAGGCGGACTCAGGGATCTGGCCAGTGTAAGTCTTGATGGATCGACACAACGGGTTTTGGCAAGTAGCGGGGATGATGAATACTTTAGAAGTATCGTCGGCGAGCGGGTTATTTATGAACGACGGGTCGGGAGCCAGGTCAACCCGCAAAGCAACAACACGGACATCTACAGCATCAATGCTGACGGAACCGACGTTCGTCCGATCGCAACGACTGCCCTCGAAGAGTTCGATCAAGCCACGGTGGGAAACCGGCTCATCTTTGTGAGACGCAATGACCCCTCATCTCCCGCAGACCTTCTTATCGCGAATATCGACGGTACGGGTGCCCCCATTACGCTCGCCGGAAGTCCGGACAGTGAATTTTTCGGGGCTGTGGCGGGTAACCGTATGATTTACATGCGGGGAGTAGCAGGTGGCGGCCAGTTTGATCTCTATGCGGTCAATCTGGACGGTACGGGGACTACTCCGCTCTCCCTCAACCCAGGCAATGAATTCTTTGCTGTGGTGGTTGGTGATCGAGTTGTGTACGAAAGAACAGTGAATGGCCAAACCGATATCTATAGCGTCAACCTGAATGGTACTGGAGAAGTACCCCTGGCTACCGGTCCGGGAGATGAATTCACTGCTGGAGTCGCTGGCGACCGCATCATTTTCCGCCGCGATAATGGGGGCCAGGATGACCTCTACGCCATCCGAGCCGATGGCACGGGAGGAGAAGTAGCCCTTGTGACTAGTGCTCTCGATGAGTTATTCGCGGCTGTCGTCGGTGATCGCCTCATTTTTCAACGACAACAGCCAGGCAGCTCGCCGATTGGCCCACTGGACCTTTACAGCGTGCGGTTAGATGGAACGGGGTTGACACCCCTCGCAGCAAGCCAGGACAACGAGGACTTTGTTGGATCTCTAGGCAGCATGATCTTTTATGAGCGACGCACCGGCGGGCAGATCTCCTCAACCCCACGGGACTTGTTTGCAATACCGGCAGATGGCAGCGCGGCTCCAACTCCCTTCGCAAACACGAGTGCAGATGAGTTCTTTGCTGCTGCCTTTTGA
- a CDS encoding MATE family efflux transporter, protein MNGRVNQIRWSVLTLALPVTVSSLLQRAEGILGVFLVGGLGAEPIAAVGLSQLLIFIATTLLAGFSVSGNVLVAQLWGARRTRDAGAAATHLLLIGLAVAGLLALIGALLSPMLMRLLGAEPSVVTMARPYVTVIFAILPITVTIQICSAVLQGTGDTRTPALALIMVNAVYAALAYVLIYGKAGFPLLGVRGAAIGAAVAELGGALFLLRRSRHLLNWPAGVRWDLLRSAWQVGAPASGERVVQQAGVLLYTKLVIAYGTVAYAAHQVGLSIEALSFLPGYGFAVAAASMVGQSIGAGKYQRAKMENWEANRQAALMMAGMGIVFFFFPYALLRLFTDETAVIELGTSFLKIVALIQIPLALTMVLSGSLRGAGDTRFIMGATFVGMWGVRIPVAYAMSHLLPGTVIAVWWGMVIDWTVRMGLLIWRYRSERWQRIKVIR, encoded by the coding sequence GTGAACGGTCGCGTGAATCAGATCCGTTGGTCGGTCTTGACCCTGGCGCTCCCGGTGACCGTGAGTAGTCTCCTGCAACGGGCCGAAGGCATTCTCGGGGTGTTTCTGGTCGGGGGCCTGGGCGCCGAGCCGATCGCGGCGGTGGGATTGAGCCAGCTCTTGATCTTCATCGCCACCACATTGCTTGCCGGATTTTCGGTGAGCGGCAACGTGCTGGTTGCACAGCTCTGGGGCGCCCGCCGGACCCGCGATGCCGGCGCCGCCGCCACGCACCTGCTGCTGATCGGCCTGGCGGTCGCCGGTCTCCTGGCCCTGATCGGGGCCTTGCTCAGCCCCATGCTGATGCGGCTCCTGGGCGCGGAGCCGTCGGTCGTGACCATGGCGCGGCCCTATGTGACCGTGATCTTCGCGATCCTGCCGATCACCGTGACCATTCAGATCTGTTCGGCCGTTCTCCAGGGCACGGGCGACACCCGCACCCCGGCCCTTGCGCTGATCATGGTGAACGCGGTCTATGCCGCTCTGGCCTATGTTTTGATCTATGGCAAAGCCGGTTTCCCGTTACTGGGCGTGCGGGGCGCGGCGATCGGCGCCGCCGTCGCCGAGCTCGGCGGCGCCCTCTTTCTCCTCCGCCGGAGCCGCCACCTGTTGAACTGGCCGGCCGGCGTCCGGTGGGACCTGCTCCGGTCCGCCTGGCAGGTGGGAGCACCGGCCTCCGGCGAACGAGTTGTCCAACAGGCCGGCGTGCTGCTCTATACCAAGCTCGTGATCGCCTACGGGACGGTCGCCTATGCCGCGCACCAGGTGGGTCTCTCGATCGAAGCCCTGTCGTTTCTGCCGGGCTACGGATTTGCGGTCGCGGCCGCCTCGATGGTGGGCCAGAGCATCGGGGCGGGCAAGTATCAGCGGGCCAAGATGGAAAATTGGGAGGCGAACCGCCAGGCGGCGCTCATGATGGCGGGGATGGGCATCGTGTTCTTTTTCTTTCCCTACGCCCTGCTCCGCCTCTTTACCGACGAGACCGCGGTGATCGAGCTCGGCACGTCGTTTCTCAAGATCGTGGCCCTGATCCAGATCCCGCTCGCGCTCACGATGGTCCTGTCCGGCTCGTTGCGCGGAGCCGGCGACACCCGCTTCATCATGGGGGCCACGTTTGTCGGGATGTGGGGCGTGCGGATTCCGGTCGCCTACGCGATGTCGCACCTGCTTCCCGGCACGGTGATCGCGGTCTGGTGGGGCATGGTCATCGACTGGACCGTGCGCATGGGGCTGCTCATCTGGCGCTATCGCTCCGAACGGTGGCAGCGGATCAAGGTCATTCGGTAG
- a CDS encoding carbon-nitrogen hydrolase — translation MTLKIGLVQMRCTGDARENQAAAEEGIRAAAKRGAKVVCLPELYRSLYFCQSEDHANFALAEPIPGPSTNALGALAKKLKVAIVGSLFERRAAGIYHNTAVVLDADGCHVGTYRKMHIPDDPLYYEKFYFTPGDLGFQAFDTKHGRIGTLICWDQWYPEAARLTALRGPTVLFYPTAIGWHPSEKKEWGESQISAWQTIQRSHAIANGVYVAAVNRVGHEGARTAGIEFFGASFICDPYGRILAEASRNRPAVLVAEVDPRTVETARQHWPFLRDRRIDAYGPITERSLEKR, via the coding sequence GTGACGCTTAAGATTGGGCTCGTACAGATGCGGTGCACGGGCGATGCGCGCGAGAACCAGGCGGCGGCCGAGGAGGGGATCCGCGCCGCGGCAAAACGGGGCGCGAAGGTCGTGTGTCTTCCCGAACTCTACCGCAGCCTCTACTTCTGCCAGAGCGAGGACCACGCGAACTTCGCGCTGGCGGAGCCGATCCCCGGGCCCTCGACGAACGCGCTCGGCGCGCTCGCGAAGAAGCTGAAGGTCGCGATCGTCGGCTCTCTCTTCGAGCGGCGCGCGGCGGGGATCTACCACAACACCGCGGTGGTGCTCGACGCGGACGGCTGCCACGTCGGCACCTATCGGAAGATGCACATCCCGGACGACCCACTCTATTACGAGAAATTCTACTTCACCCCTGGCGACCTCGGATTTCAGGCGTTCGACACCAAGCACGGCCGCATCGGGACCCTTATCTGCTGGGATCAGTGGTACCCGGAAGCGGCGCGCCTGACCGCGCTGCGCGGGCCGACGGTCCTGTTCTACCCCACCGCAATCGGTTGGCACCCGAGCGAGAAGAAGGAATGGGGCGAGTCGCAAATCTCCGCGTGGCAGACCATCCAGCGCTCGCACGCGATCGCCAACGGGGTCTACGTCGCCGCGGTCAACCGCGTGGGCCACGAGGGGGCGAGGACCGCGGGCATCGAGTTCTTCGGCGCCTCCTTCATCTGCGACCCCTACGGACGCATCCTCGCCGAGGCGTCGAGGAACCGGCCCGCGGTGCTAGTGGCGGAGGTCGATCCGAGGACCGTTGAGACCGCGCGTCAGCACTGGCCGTTTCTGCGAGACCGGCGGATCGACGCGTACGGCCCGATCACGGAGCGGAGCCTCGAGAAGCGATGA
- a CDS encoding type II toxin-antitoxin system Phd/YefM family antitoxin has translation MIKINIHEAKTHLSHYLAKLKKQGETIVVCNRNQPIAEIRPLPAPPARKRPLGLAKGLFTIPKEFFEPLPDDLLDSFSGKTG, from the coding sequence ATGATTAAGATCAACATTCACGAAGCCAAAACCCATCTCTCCCATTACTTGGCTAAATTGAAAAAACAAGGGGAAACAATCGTGGTCTGCAATCGCAATCAACCGATCGCGGAGATTCGTCCCTTGCCGGCGCCTCCCGCTCGCAAGCGCCCGCTTGGATTGGCCAAAGGGCTTTTCACAATCCCCAAGGAGTTCTTTGAACCGCTGCCAGACGATCTCCTCGATTCGTTCTCCGGCAAGACAGGATGA
- a CDS encoding type II toxin-antitoxin system VapC family toxin, with product MKLLLDTCTFLWIITDDQALSGRAKDLFTDPANEAYLSAVSVWEMAVKFSLGKLPLPETPERFIPEQRERHAIVPLALEEQAVLYIHRLPALHRDPFDRILICQAIQHELTLLTPDPLITQYAVKTVW from the coding sequence ATGAAGCTGCTGTTAGATACCTGCACGTTTCTTTGGATAATTACCGACGATCAAGCCCTGTCGGGCCGTGCAAAGGATCTCTTCACCGATCCGGCCAACGAAGCCTATCTCAGTGCTGTTTCGGTCTGGGAAATGGCGGTCAAGTTCAGCCTTGGCAAACTCCCTCTCCCTGAGACGCCGGAACGGTTTATCCCGGAACAACGCGAACGCCACGCCATCGTTCCACTGGCACTTGAGGAGCAGGCCGTGCTTTACATCCATCGCCTTCCTGCGCTTCATCGGGATCCCTTTGACCGTATATTGATCTGTCAGGCCATCCAACATGAACTCACCTTGCTGACCCCTGACCCGTTGATTACACAATATGCGGTGAAAACCGTCTGGTAG